Genomic DNA from Paenibacillus donghaensis:
GACAGCAGCCCCAGACGGTTGGGCAGCCGCAGACTGGAGGCGTAGGTATAGAACTGGTCTTCGATTGTTTGGGCTGACAGCAGGATTTCATCGCGGAAAATGATGTCTTGGAAAAGCATACCCTCGTGTCCCAAATAATCTACATAGTGTTCAAGGAAAAGCATGAATTCCTTGGAGGCTTTCCACTGAATCCCTTCGATGCGTTGAGCATAATCGCTCTCGCTCATTCCCGAAAGAATATACTCCATTTGCTGGAACGGGTCCTCCAGTTGAAAAAGGCTACCGATGCGGTGCGCCAAATATTCCTGGAAAGTGGTCTGAGCCATATTGTCTTCACCTAGCTCCGGCAGAACCGTAGCCACATAGCTGTTAAACATGTGGTTAGGCGAGAACAGCACGATCTGGTCTGCACGCAGATGCTCACGGAAACGGTATAACAGATAAGCGGCCCGTTGTAGGGCTGCCGACGTTTTGCCGCTGCCGGCTGCACCTTGAACGATAAGCAGTTGGCTGGTAACATCGCGGATAATCAGATTTTGTTCTTTTTGGATCGTGGCTACGATGCTGCGCATCTGTGAATTGGCTTGTTGTCCCAGCACCTCCTGCAGCAATTCATCCCCGATAGTGAGGCTGGCATCGAACATGCTTTCGATTCTCCCGTTGCGAATAACGTACTGTCTTTTTAAGGTCATGTCTCCTTCGATCACTCCGCTGGGGGTATCGTATCTGGCAGGACCCGGAGAATAGTCATAATAGAGGTTGGAGACTGGAGCTCGCCAATCGTATACAAGAAAATCAAGGCCATTAGCGGCGAGCAAGGAAGCAATCCCTAAATAAATGACCTCTGGCTGCCGGGCATCGCCATCCCGGAAATCGATGCGACCGAAATAGGGCGACTGTTTCAGCCGTGTTAGTGTATGCAATTTCTTCTGGCTCAGCTGATAGGTTCGCTCATTCTCGGATAAAATCTCGGTCTGCTGCTTCAAACTGGCATAAGTGCCCGCATCTTCGAAATTCAAAGAGACCTCTTCCCAGAAATTTTTACGGAATTCTACGATATCCGTTTTTTTCTGGCCCAGTTCACCTGCAAGGTCTGCCGCTTGCTTGTCAATTTCGCCGACCACTTCATCCACACGCTTTTGTTCCTCATCCCGGCTCTCAAATTCAGCACTCATCGTAATAACCCACTCCTCCATACCCGTATTTGACAACATAATTGAACTGTGATAACATTGGAGTATAAATGTAACATATTACATAATGTGAGAAAATAAACCTCTTATGATTTTAGCATATACTCATTTTCAGTTCAATTTGTTTTTACAAATAAAAAAAGAGTGCTCCAAGATCCATTTTCACTGGATACTTGGAGCACTCTTTTTAATTTATTTTTTACCTTCCGACTGCCTGACATGAAAGAGATCTTGACAGTAAATCACAATTGGCACACAATAAATAAGGATACTTTATAAAGTGTATTTATTAAATGAACACGTGAGGTGCGTATGGACAAAGCCAGCCCTAACCTAATGAAAGAAATCAATCTGAACACCGTCCGCCGGGCAATGAAGCAGCATGGCAAAGCAACCAAGCCGCAATTGGCGGCCCTTACCGGGCTGAGTGTGGTTACCATTCAGTCGCTGATGAAAGAACTGATCGAGCTTGGTGAGGTCGAGGAGGATGCGCTGATTCCATCCAATGGGGGACGCCCGGTATTAAATTACCGGTTCAACTATAATCACAGCTTGGCTCTGGTGATCCATATGAACGAATTACAGGTCGAAGACATTGTGTTTGTGGCCGTCTTTAATCTGAATGGAGATCCGCTGCTTAACCGGGAATATTCCTTCAAGGATATTTTCAACCGGAAGATCTTCTACCGTATGCTGGATGAGCTGTTGGCTCTTTTTCCATCCATTAAAGTGATGGGCATTGGCATCCCCGGTCAGTCGGTAAACGGCAAGATTATCGTCAGCAGCCACCAAGAGCTGCAAGGGGTTGAACTGGCCGGAGAGCTGGAGCGAAGATATGGATTGCCTGTGGTGCTGGAGAATGACGTGAATGCCGCTGTGAGCGGGTATTGCCATCACAAGCAGACTGCTGAGGAGCAATGTATTCTAGGGATTTATTTTCCGGAGAAGTATCCGCCCGGGGTAGGGATTTACCTGAACGAAGGTATTGTAAAAGGCAAAAATGGAATGGCCGGAGAGATCAAGTTTCTTCCATTGAATGTGGATTGGTACCGTGCCATGACAGCTGAAGTATTCATTGAAACCGTCTGTACGATTGTACAGACCTTAAGTGCGGTTCTTGCCCCGGATCAAATCGTGATCTACCGCGAACAGATCGATGTGGAAGCCTGGCGCTCCGGATGGGATTCTTATCAATCCACCCACGGATTGCCGTCTGCTCCTGAGATCAGGATATCCAACGCCTTTTATGAGGACTTCAAGGAAGGCATGAAGTGGCTGACACTGCAAGCGCTGGAACCCAAACTACAAAATCAACTCTGAGAACGGATGAACATCAATCTATGGCTACTTATTTCTTAATCGTGATTTATTTGGCATTTATCAGCTTGGGCTTGCCTGACTCCTTGCTTGGGTCGGCTTGGCCGCTTATGCGCCTGGATTTCGCAGCTCCCCTGGAGACGGCGGGTCTGCTGTTTATGGTCATTTCGGCGGGGACTATCCTATCGAGTCTGGCCAGCGGAGCGGTGCTGAAACGGCTTGGAACAGGCAGAGTTACCCTGATCAGCTGTATCATGACAGCCGGAGCACTGGCAGGCATTGCCTATTCGCCGTCTCTGCTATGGCTGA
This window encodes:
- a CDS encoding ROK family protein, translating into MDKASPNLMKEINLNTVRRAMKQHGKATKPQLAALTGLSVVTIQSLMKELIELGEVEEDALIPSNGGRPVLNYRFNYNHSLALVIHMNELQVEDIVFVAVFNLNGDPLLNREYSFKDIFNRKIFYRMLDELLALFPSIKVMGIGIPGQSVNGKIIVSSHQELQGVELAGELERRYGLPVVLENDVNAAVSGYCHHKQTAEEQCILGIYFPEKYPPGVGIYLNEGIVKGKNGMAGEIKFLPLNVDWYRAMTAEVFIETVCTIVQTLSAVLAPDQIVIYREQIDVEAWRSGWDSYQSTHGLPSAPEIRISNAFYEDFKEGMKWLTLQALEPKLQNQL
- the helD gene encoding RNA polymerase recycling motor HelD; translated protein: MSAEFESRDEEQKRVDEVVGEIDKQAADLAGELGQKKTDIVEFRKNFWEEVSLNFEDAGTYASLKQQTEILSENERTYQLSQKKLHTLTRLKQSPYFGRIDFRDGDARQPEVIYLGIASLLAANGLDFLVYDWRAPVSNLYYDYSPGPARYDTPSGVIEGDMTLKRQYVIRNGRIESMFDASLTIGDELLQEVLGQQANSQMRSIVATIQKEQNLIIRDVTSQLLIVQGAAGSGKTSAALQRAAYLLYRFREHLRADQIVLFSPNHMFNSYVATVLPELGEDNMAQTTFQEYLAHRIGSLFQLEDPFQQMEYILSGMSESDYAQRIEGIQWKASKEFMLFLEHYVDYLGHEGMLFQDIIFRDEILLSAQTIEDQFYTYASSLRLPNRLGLLSEWLLKELKKQAIQEREKPWVEDEMELLDREEYNWAYQELQKQERLADPAFSDSRSERDILAARIVDVHFRPLQQDIQQFAYVDIPGIYLQLFASLENLPIFNEGLGLPQHWQAICKHTVGPLDQAKLLYEDATPFLYLTECIEGFQTNNTIRHVFIDEAQDFSTFQFMFIKRLFPRSRMTVLGDWNQRIFIHDQASEDTELLQSLYGDDNTQSVRLTRSYRSTQPIIEFTRASIPGGQTIEAFDRQGNKPTVKQVRSTDGLIAQVLSSILELQNKGHRTIAIICKTANESIEAHRALQAKLPIRLVEKETAAFAAGIIVIPAYLAKGIEFDAVVIYDASQHKYGQESERKLFYTACTRAMHDLHVCLNGDFNPFLSDVPPHLYHLIQ